One window of Futiania mangrovi genomic DNA carries:
- the truB gene encoding tRNA pseudouridine(55) synthase TruB — protein MGRKRNRGRPVHGWIVLDKPLGMTSTQAVAKVRNLFDAAKAGHAGTLDPLATGLLPIALGEATKTVPYVMEGEKAYRFTLRFGIATNTDDAEGKTVATSDARPTDAEIRSALPAFTGEILQRPPAFSAIKVEGERAYDLARDGEEVVLEARPVEIDALTLVDRPDPDHAVLEVTCGKGTYVRALARDLGAALGTCAHVVALRRTRVAPFGEEDAISLDSLEQLGHKGAGPEGGSLSGALLPLETALDDIPALALAGRLAELVGHGQAISVAGYDPAEEIDALALADGRPLALGVIAGGRFHPRRILNLG, from the coding sequence ATGGGCCGCAAGCGCAACAGGGGCCGGCCGGTTCATGGCTGGATCGTGCTCGACAAGCCGCTCGGCATGACGTCCACGCAGGCCGTGGCCAAGGTCCGCAACCTGTTCGACGCGGCCAAGGCGGGTCATGCCGGCACGCTCGACCCGCTGGCGACCGGCCTGCTTCCCATCGCACTGGGCGAGGCGACCAAGACCGTGCCCTATGTGATGGAGGGCGAGAAGGCCTACCGCTTCACCCTCCGCTTCGGTATCGCGACGAACACCGACGACGCAGAGGGCAAGACGGTCGCCACCTCGGACGCACGCCCCACCGATGCGGAGATCCGCTCGGCCCTGCCCGCCTTCACGGGTGAGATCCTGCAGCGCCCGCCCGCCTTTTCCGCGATCAAGGTCGAGGGCGAGCGCGCCTACGACCTCGCACGCGACGGCGAGGAGGTGGTGCTGGAAGCCCGGCCGGTCGAGATCGACGCCCTGACCCTGGTGGACCGACCCGACCCCGATCACGCGGTTCTGGAGGTCACCTGCGGCAAGGGCACCTATGTCCGCGCGCTCGCCCGCGATCTGGGCGCGGCGCTCGGCACCTGCGCCCATGTCGTCGCCTTGCGCCGCACCCGCGTCGCGCCGTTCGGCGAGGAGGACGCGATTTCGCTGGATTCGCTGGAACAACTGGGCCATAAGGGCGCCGGTCCGGAGGGGGGGTCCCTCTCCGGCGCATTGCTGCCGCTCGAGACCGCGCTGGACGACATCCCGGCGCTGGCCTTGGCCGGCAGGCTGGCCGAGCTTGTGGGACACGGGCAGGCCATCAGCGTCGCGGGCTACGATCCGGCCGAAGAGATCGACGCGCTGGCATTGGCGGACGGTCGTCCGCTCGCGCTGGGCGTGATCGCGGGAGGCCGGTTCCATCCGCGTCGCATCCTGAACCTGGGCTGA
- the rpsO gene encoding 30S ribosomal protein S15 yields the protein MSITAERKTALIQEFAKGTGDTGSPEVQVAILTERINNLTDHFKTHAKDNHSRRGLLKMVSQRRRLLDYLKRKDVQRYTDIIQRLGLRR from the coding sequence ATGTCGATCACTGCGGAGCGCAAGACCGCGCTCATCCAGGAATTCGCCAAGGGCACCGGCGACACCGGCTCGCCCGAAGTGCAGGTCGCGATCCTGACCGAGCGGATCAACAACCTCACCGACCACTTCAAGACCCACGCCAAGGACAATCACTCCCGGCGCGGCCTTCTGAAGATGGTCAGCCAGCGCCGCCGTCTGCTTGATTACCTCAAGCGCAAGGACGTGCAGCGTTATACCGATATCATCCAGCGTCTCGGCCTGCGCCGCTGA
- the pnp gene encoding polyribonucleotide nucleotidyltransferase produces MFKITRKEMEWGGRTLTLETGRMARQADGAVLATYGDTTVLATVVAARQPKPGLDFFPLTVNYQEKFYAAGKIPGGFFKREGRPTDKETLTSRLIDRPIRPLFFEGFKNETQVVATVLSHDMENDPDVVAMVAVSAALTVSGVPFMGPIGGARVGFKDGAFVLNPTYAELPESKLDLVVAGTAEAVMMVESEAQELSEDEMLGAVMFGHEQMQPVIDMIIDLAEEAGKEPWPLPQPADKDVQARVKDAVRAGLAEAYSIVDKTERRARVDAVRDALMADLAPEFEAGTLSEGEVKTAFKKAEQDVVRGQILDTGKRIDGRDLVTVRQIVCETGVLPRTHGSALFTRGETQALCVMTLGTGEDEQIIDALEGNSRQRFLLHYNFPPYSVGEVGRMGSPGRREIGHGKLAWRALRAALPSPEEFPYTLRLVSEITESNGSSSMATVCGGTLAMLDAGVPLKRPVAGIAMGLIKEEDRFAVLSDILGDEDHLGDMDFKVAGTEAGVTSLQMDIKIAGITKDIMQKALGQAKDGRMHILGEMTKAQAGTGQLSDYAPRIEVMNIPVDKIREVIGTGGKVIRDIVETSGAKVDISDDGTIKIASPNKSAIDAARKRIHEIVAEPEVGAIYEGRVVKVVDFGAFVNFFGARDGLVHISQLAKERVAKTTDVVNEGDIVKVKLLGFDDRGKVRLSMKVVDQETGEEIVEEKAEKDAD; encoded by the coding sequence ATGTTCAAGATTACTCGCAAGGAAATGGAATGGGGCGGCCGCACGCTGACCCTGGAAACGGGCCGCATGGCGCGGCAGGCCGACGGCGCGGTGCTCGCCACCTATGGCGACACGACGGTGCTCGCGACGGTCGTCGCGGCGCGGCAGCCCAAGCCGGGGCTCGACTTCTTTCCGCTGACCGTGAACTACCAGGAGAAGTTCTACGCAGCCGGCAAGATCCCCGGCGGCTTCTTCAAGCGCGAAGGACGGCCGACGGATAAGGAGACGCTGACCTCGCGCCTCATCGACCGGCCGATCCGCCCGCTCTTCTTCGAAGGCTTCAAGAACGAGACGCAGGTCGTCGCAACCGTGCTGAGCCATGACATGGAGAACGACCCCGACGTGGTCGCCATGGTCGCGGTGTCCGCCGCCCTGACCGTCTCGGGCGTGCCCTTCATGGGCCCGATCGGCGGCGCGCGCGTCGGCTTCAAGGACGGCGCCTTCGTGCTCAACCCGACCTATGCCGAACTGCCGGAGTCGAAGCTCGACCTCGTCGTGGCCGGCACCGCCGAGGCGGTCATGATGGTCGAATCCGAGGCGCAGGAGCTGTCCGAGGACGAGATGCTCGGCGCCGTGATGTTCGGGCACGAGCAGATGCAGCCGGTGATCGACATGATCATCGACCTCGCGGAGGAGGCGGGCAAAGAGCCCTGGCCGCTGCCGCAGCCAGCCGACAAGGACGTGCAGGCGCGCGTCAAGGACGCCGTGCGTGCGGGTCTCGCCGAGGCCTATTCCATCGTCGACAAGACCGAACGCCGCGCCCGCGTGGACGCGGTCCGCGACGCGCTGATGGCCGACCTGGCGCCCGAGTTCGAGGCGGGCACCCTTTCCGAGGGCGAGGTGAAGACCGCCTTCAAGAAGGCCGAGCAGGACGTCGTGCGCGGCCAGATTCTCGACACCGGCAAGCGCATCGACGGCCGCGACCTCGTCACGGTCCGCCAGATCGTGTGCGAGACGGGCGTGCTTCCGCGCACGCACGGCTCTGCGCTGTTCACCCGCGGCGAGACGCAGGCGCTCTGCGTCATGACGCTGGGCACGGGCGAGGACGAGCAGATCATCGACGCGCTCGAGGGCAATTCCCGCCAGCGCTTCCTGCTGCACTACAACTTCCCGCCCTATTCGGTCGGCGAGGTTGGCCGCATGGGTTCGCCCGGCCGCCGCGAGATCGGCCACGGCAAGCTCGCGTGGCGGGCCCTGCGCGCCGCCCTTCCGAGCCCGGAGGAGTTCCCCTACACGCTCCGCCTCGTGTCCGAGATCACGGAGTCGAACGGCTCGTCCTCGATGGCGACGGTGTGCGGCGGAACGCTCGCCATGCTCGACGCGGGCGTGCCGCTGAAGCGGCCGGTTGCGGGCATCGCCATGGGCCTCATCAAGGAAGAGGACCGCTTCGCCGTTCTGTCCGACATCCTCGGCGACGAGGACCACCTCGGCGACATGGACTTCAAGGTCGCCGGCACCGAAGCGGGTGTGACGTCGCTGCAGATGGACATCAAGATCGCTGGCATCACCAAGGACATCATGCAGAAGGCGCTTGGCCAGGCCAAGGACGGCCGCATGCACATCCTGGGCGAGATGACGAAGGCGCAGGCCGGGACCGGGCAGCTGTCCGACTACGCCCCGCGCATCGAGGTGATGAACATCCCCGTCGACAAGATCCGCGAAGTGATCGGCACGGGCGGCAAGGTCATCCGCGACATCGTGGAAACCTCGGGCGCCAAGGTCGACATCTCCGACGACGGGACGATCAAGATCGCCTCGCCGAACAAGTCGGCGATCGACGCGGCGCGCAAGCGCATCCACGAGATCGTGGCGGAGCCGGAAGTGGGCGCGATCTACGAGGGCCGCGTCGTGAAGGTCGTCGACTTCGGCGCCTTCGTGAACTTCTTCGGCGCGCGCGATGGCCTCGTGCACATCTCCCAGCTCGCGAAGGAGCGGGTCGCCAAGACCACCGACGTGGTCAATGAGGGCGACATCGTGAAGGTGAAGCTGCTGGGCTTCGACGACCGCGGCAAGGTCCGCCTGTCGATGAAGGTCGTGGACCAGGAAACCGGCGAGGAGATCGTCGAGGAGAAGGCGGAGAAGGACGCGGACTGA
- a CDS encoding NYN domain-containing protein: MKTAVLIDGGHLRVAARKDGQGYDPEFVRGFSYGLTADREVLFRVLYYDCAPYRGSVPLPISGNRHEFNASDAWLKEIAGFDLFAVRRGDLKFRGFKPKRRAQRGSEGRPLTDQDFKPDFEQKGVDMRIGLDMASFAYERSVERIILVSADTDCIPAMKLVRKAGLQVVLIQLPGAHLAPELTWHADFVRTAGWPMGASPPVGRAQV, encoded by the coding sequence ATGAAAACGGCAGTTTTGATCGACGGTGGACATCTTCGCGTTGCTGCGCGAAAGGATGGACAGGGCTACGACCCTGAGTTCGTGCGTGGATTTTCCTACGGTTTGACCGCCGACCGGGAAGTGCTGTTCCGCGTACTCTATTACGACTGCGCTCCCTATCGCGGATCGGTGCCACTTCCAATTTCCGGAAACAGGCACGAATTCAATGCTTCGGATGCCTGGCTGAAGGAGATCGCTGGATTCGACCTCTTTGCGGTTCGGCGTGGCGACCTGAAGTTCCGTGGTTTCAAGCCGAAAAGACGGGCGCAACGGGGCAGTGAGGGGCGTCCTCTGACAGATCAGGACTTCAAGCCCGATTTCGAGCAGAAGGGCGTCGACATGCGCATCGGCCTCGACATGGCCTCCTTCGCCTACGAGCGCAGCGTCGAAAGAATTATCCTCGTAAGCGCTGATACCGACTGCATTCCCGCGATGAAGCTGGTGAGAAAGGCCGGGCTCCAGGTGGTGCTGATCCAGTTGCCGGGCGCGCATCTTGCCCCGGAGCTGACGTGGCACGCGGACTTCGTGCGGACGGCAGGCTGGCCGATGGGGGCGTCTCCGCCAGTCGGCCGCGCGCAGGTATGA
- the fabI gene encoding enoyl-ACP reductase FabI has protein sequence MNDTNEGPRAPAPGALMAGKRGLVMGVANDHSIAWGIARALAAHGAELAFTYQGEAFGRRVAPLAETVGARLTLPADVSDPESLDEVFAALKAEWGKIDFLVHAIAYSDKNELKGRYVDTTRENFLRTLDISCFSFTDIARRAADLMTDGGALITLTYLGAERVMPNYNVMGVAKAALEASVRYLANDLGPQGIRVNAISAGPMRTLAGSAIGDARAVFRFNKRHSPLRRTVELEDVGGAGLYLLSDLAAGVTGEVHFVDSGFNVIGMPHPRDLVDPDMGAPNGG, from the coding sequence ATGAACGACACCAACGAAGGTCCGCGCGCGCCTGCGCCGGGCGCACTCATGGCCGGCAAGCGCGGGCTGGTGATGGGCGTGGCAAACGACCATTCGATCGCATGGGGCATCGCGCGCGCGCTGGCCGCGCACGGGGCCGAGCTTGCCTTCACCTACCAGGGCGAAGCCTTCGGCCGCCGCGTCGCGCCGCTGGCCGAGACGGTGGGCGCGCGCCTGACGCTGCCGGCGGACGTCTCCGACCCGGAGAGCCTCGACGAGGTCTTCGCCGCGCTGAAGGCGGAATGGGGCAAGATCGACTTCCTGGTCCACGCCATCGCCTATTCGGACAAGAACGAGCTGAAGGGCCGCTATGTCGACACGACGCGCGAGAACTTCCTGCGCACGCTCGACATCTCGTGCTTTTCGTTCACCGACATCGCGCGGCGCGCGGCCGACCTGATGACGGACGGCGGCGCACTCATCACGCTCACCTACCTGGGGGCGGAGCGGGTGATGCCGAACTACAACGTCATGGGCGTGGCGAAGGCTGCGCTGGAGGCGTCGGTGCGCTATCTCGCCAACGACCTGGGACCGCAGGGGATCCGGGTCAATGCGATCTCGGCCGGGCCGATGCGCACACTCGCGGGCTCCGCCATCGGGGATGCGCGCGCGGTCTTCCGCTTCAACAAGCGGCACAGCCCGCTGCGCCGGACGGTCGAACTGGAGGACGTGGGCGGCGCGGGGCTCTATCTGCTGTCGGATCTCGCGGCGGGTGTCACGGGCGAGGTGCACTTCGTCGACTCCGGCTTCAACGTCATCGGCATGCCGCACCCGCGCGACCTCGTCGACCCGGACATGGGCGCACCCAACGGGGGGTGA
- the fabB gene encoding beta-ketoacyl-ACP synthase I: protein MRRVVVTGMGIVSSIGNNVQEVVASLREARSGIVAAPSYTEHGFRCQVHGAPTLDLDAAVDRRVRRFMGDGAAWNYVAMQQAIADSGLEEAEISHPRTGLVMGSGGPSTRTIVAAADTTREKGPKRIGPFAVPAAMSSTNSATLAVPFHIKGVNYSISSACATSTHCIGNAAELIQWGKQDIMFAGGGEELDWTLSVLFDAMGAMSSRYNDTPATASRAYDKTRDGFVIAGGAGTLVLEELEHARARGAKIYAEVVGYGATSDGHDMVQPSGEGAMRCMQQALSTVKEKVDYINPHATSTPIGDLKEIEAIRQVFGKAVPPISATKSLTGHSLGAAGVQEAIYTLLMMQNGFICESAHITELDPEFDDMPIVRTRQDGAEINVALSNSFGFGGTNGSLVFQRFIA, encoded by the coding sequence ATGAGACGTGTCGTCGTAACCGGCATGGGGATCGTCTCCTCGATCGGCAACAATGTGCAGGAAGTGGTGGCGAGCCTGCGCGAGGCGCGCTCCGGCATCGTCGCGGCGCCGAGCTATACGGAGCACGGGTTCCGCTGCCAGGTGCACGGGGCGCCGACACTCGACCTCGACGCCGCGGTCGACCGCCGCGTCCGGCGGTTCATGGGCGACGGGGCGGCATGGAACTATGTCGCCATGCAGCAGGCGATCGCCGATTCGGGCCTGGAGGAGGCCGAGATCAGCCATCCGCGCACCGGCCTGGTGATGGGATCGGGCGGGCCGTCCACCCGCACCATCGTGGCCGCCGCCGACACCACGCGGGAAAAGGGGCCCAAGCGGATCGGCCCGTTCGCCGTGCCGGCCGCGATGTCGTCCACCAATTCGGCGACGCTCGCCGTGCCGTTCCACATCAAGGGCGTGAACTATTCGATCAGTTCGGCGTGTGCGACCTCGACCCATTGCATCGGCAACGCGGCCGAGCTGATCCAGTGGGGCAAGCAGGACATCATGTTCGCCGGCGGCGGCGAGGAGCTGGACTGGACGCTGTCGGTCCTGTTCGACGCCATGGGGGCGATGTCCTCGCGCTACAACGACACGCCGGCGACCGCCTCGCGCGCCTATGACAAGACGCGCGACGGCTTCGTGATCGCGGGCGGTGCGGGCACGCTGGTGCTCGAGGAGCTGGAGCACGCCAGGGCCCGCGGCGCTAAGATCTATGCCGAGGTGGTAGGGTATGGCGCGACCTCGGACGGGCACGACATGGTGCAGCCGTCCGGTGAGGGGGCGATGCGCTGCATGCAGCAGGCGCTCTCGACCGTGAAGGAAAAGGTGGACTACATCAATCCGCACGCGACCTCCACGCCGATCGGCGACCTGAAGGAGATCGAGGCGATCCGCCAGGTCTTCGGCAAAGCCGTGCCGCCGATCTCCGCGACCAAGTCGCTCACCGGCCATTCGCTGGGCGCGGCCGGGGTGCAGGAAGCCATCTACACCCTGCTGATGATGCAGAACGGGTTCATCTGCGAAAGCGCGCACATCACCGAACTCGACCCGGAATTCGACGACATGCCGATCGTCCGCACCCGCCAGGACGGGGCGGAGATCAATGTGGCGCTGTCGAACAGCTTCGGGTTCGGCGGCACGAACGGCAGCCTTGTGTTCCAGCGTTTCATCGCCTGA